The DNA window TTTTTTTACACGTTGGTCAAATGCTTCAATAGCAAGGGCTGCTCTTTCATTTCCTTCTTTCGCAGCACCTTCGATATCTCTAAAGTCACTACTTACTCCAGAAATACCTAATACACCAGATTTTTTGTTCATTAAGTTATTAATACCTGCTAAATCTAAATTTTCTTTTTCCATAACGAAAGTAACGATTGCAGGGTCAATGTCTCCACATCTAGTTCCCATTACAAGACCTTCAAGTGGAGTGAATCCCATACTTGTATCTACACACTTTCCATCTTTAATAGCTGCAAGACTTGCTCCATTTCCTAAATGGCATGTAATAACTTTTAAGTCTTCTAATTTTTCACCAAGAAATTCTGCTGCTCTTTGAGAAACATATCTATGACTTGTTCCATGAAATCCATACTTACGAACACCATATTTTTCATAAAGCTCATATGGTAGTGGATATATGTATGATGCTTTAGGCATTGTTTGATGGAAAGCTGTATCAAACACAGCTACCATTGGTGTATTTGGCATTAATTCCTTACAAGCTGCAATTCCCATAAGGTTTGCAGGATTATGTAATGGTGCTAATTCAATACATTCTTCTAATGCTGTGATTACTTCATCATTAATCACTACAGAATCACTGAATTTTTCCCCTGCATGCACAACTCTATGTCCTACTGCAGAAATTTCTTTCATATCTTTAATTGCACCATGCTTTTCATCTACAAGAGCGTCTAATACTAATCCTATAGCTACTTTATGGTCAGGCATAGCTTTTTCTATAACCACTTTGTCCATTCCTGGAACTTCATGTTTAAGAACAGAACCTTCTATCCCTATTCTTTCAACTAATCCTTTTGCAATTACACTCTCATCACTCATATTGATTAATTGATATTTTAGTGATGAACTACCACAGTTAACAACTAATACATTCATTTCAATGT is part of the Crassaminicella profunda genome and encodes:
- a CDS encoding acetate/propionate family kinase, yielding MNVLVVNCGSSSLKYQLINMSDESVIAKGLVERIGIEGSVLKHEVPGMDKVVIEKAMPDHKVAIGLVLDALVDEKHGAIKDMKEISAVGHRVVHAGEKFSDSVVINDEVITALEECIELAPLHNPANLMGIAACKELMPNTPMVAVFDTAFHQTMPKASYIYPLPYELYEKYGVRKYGFHGTSHRYVSQRAAEFLGEKLEDLKVITCHLGNGASLAAIKDGKCVDTSMGFTPLEGLVMGTRCGDIDPAIVTFVMEKENLDLAGINNLMNKKSGVLGISGVSSDFRDIEGAAKEGNERAALAIEAFDQRVKKYIGSYAAELGGVDVIIFTAGLGENSISNREEICKGLEFMGAKLDSEKNNVRGKDAIVSTDDSKVKILVIPTNEELMIAKDTQSLLK